Proteins encoded in a region of the Pseudomonas denitrificans (nom. rej.) genome:
- a CDS encoding DUF1656 domain-containing protein yields MGLHEFGWGGVFLSPLFIYAVLALGLTVVLRLLLQATPFGRWIWHEALFDCALFVLILCAITWALSAAP; encoded by the coding sequence ATGGGACTGCATGAGTTCGGCTGGGGCGGGGTGTTCCTCAGCCCGCTGTTCATCTATGCGGTGCTTGCGCTGGGCCTGACGGTCGTATTGCGCCTGCTGCTGCAGGCCACCCCCTTCGGGCGCTGGATCTGGCACGAGGCGCTGTTCGACTGCGCGTTGTTCGTGCTGATTCTCTGCGCCATCACCTGGGCGCTCAGCGCAGCGCCTTGA
- a CDS encoding FUSC family protein, translating into MRPTLQAFLAPDTLALKFAIKTLLAGGLALWCAFRFDLEQPQWALMTVFIVSQPLSGMVVAKGIFRLIGTLIGTVMSVVMLALFAQTPWLFLLAVSLWLGLCTAASTSLRNHVSYAFVLSGYTVAIIGLPAISHPLDVFDQAVARSTEICLGILCASAVSAILWPRRVEANLDKQAYATWLTGMQAARSEIDADARQIKGLLQALGKIVEVDVQRDHAWFEGYRGRMRSRALRILSRDLLSLLRTARGVARQRSVLDAEDRARLQPWFEELRATLEDPQVDAMRSLQERLQDAGLDESYSNDLRYCLTRCALLLLKALNSEKTMRAVSDGRVDDVATGTLSWHRDWLMALFYGLRSALALLGMSAFWMATAWPAATGGMLLAAVICSLFANRDNAVTIGLGFLRGILYAIPAAAIVSQWLLPQWNGFPLLCLALGVPLFFALLGMATPALAGTATSFSIHFITLVAPSNVMKYDLANLLNSAQGIVIGVGFAVLVFRLLTLPADWLNRRLIQATCEDLGRLTRRPLAEAESWFGGRMADRLIRLARHYTLLPKEEQRRWQDGLLALDLGNELIHLRSCLSGAQGQLRKRRDQFLGALGSVLEKGPGDGREQRLESLCPPLEEALAHDLQGDNEPNRLARAALAQLRHTWRQWCRLEDADGTA; encoded by the coding sequence GTGCGACCTACGCTACAGGCATTCCTCGCGCCGGATACGCTGGCGCTGAAATTCGCGATCAAGACCCTCCTGGCCGGCGGCCTGGCGCTCTGGTGCGCCTTCCGTTTCGACCTGGAGCAGCCGCAGTGGGCGCTGATGACGGTGTTCATCGTGTCCCAGCCGTTGTCGGGGATGGTCGTGGCCAAGGGCATCTTCCGCCTGATCGGGACCCTGATCGGCACGGTCATGTCGGTGGTGATGCTCGCGCTGTTCGCCCAGACGCCCTGGCTGTTCCTGCTGGCCGTCTCGCTCTGGCTCGGCCTCTGTACCGCCGCCTCCACCTCCCTGCGCAACCACGTGTCCTACGCCTTCGTACTGTCGGGCTACACCGTGGCGATCATCGGCCTGCCGGCAATCAGTCACCCGCTGGACGTCTTCGACCAGGCCGTGGCGCGCAGTACGGAAATCTGCCTGGGGATTCTCTGCGCCTCGGCGGTCAGCGCCATCCTCTGGCCGCGCCGCGTCGAGGCCAACCTGGACAAGCAGGCTTACGCTACCTGGCTCACCGGCATGCAGGCCGCGCGCAGCGAGATCGATGCCGACGCGCGGCAGATCAAGGGCCTGTTGCAGGCGCTGGGCAAGATCGTCGAAGTCGATGTGCAGCGTGACCACGCCTGGTTCGAGGGTTACCGCGGGCGGATGCGTTCGCGTGCGCTGCGGATTCTTTCCCGCGACCTGCTCAGCCTGCTGCGCACTGCGCGTGGAGTGGCCCGCCAGCGCAGCGTGCTGGATGCCGAGGACCGCGCGCGCCTGCAACCCTGGTTCGAGGAACTGCGCGCCACCCTGGAGGACCCGCAGGTCGACGCCATGCGCTCGCTGCAGGAGCGGTTGCAGGATGCCGGCCTGGACGAAAGCTACTCCAACGACCTGCGCTACTGCCTGACCCGCTGCGCGCTGCTGCTGCTCAAGGCGCTGAATTCGGAGAAGACGATGCGCGCGGTGTCGGACGGGCGGGTGGACGATGTCGCCACCGGCACCTTGTCCTGGCACCGCGACTGGCTCATGGCGCTGTTCTATGGCCTGCGCAGCGCGCTGGCGCTGCTGGGCATGTCGGCCTTCTGGATGGCCACCGCCTGGCCGGCGGCTACCGGCGGCATGCTGCTGGCGGCGGTGATCTGCAGCCTGTTCGCCAACCGCGACAACGCCGTCACCATCGGCCTGGGCTTCCTGCGCGGCATCCTCTACGCGATTCCGGCGGCCGCCATCGTCAGCCAATGGCTGCTGCCACAGTGGAACGGCTTCCCGCTGCTCTGCCTGGCGCTGGGTGTGCCGCTGTTCTTTGCGCTGCTGGGCATGGCCACGCCGGCGCTGGCGGGTACGGCGACGTCCTTTTCGATCCACTTCATCACCCTGGTGGCGCCGAGCAACGTGATGAAGTACGACCTGGCCAACCTGCTCAACTCGGCGCAGGGCATCGTCATCGGCGTGGGTTTCGCCGTACTGGTGTTCCGTCTGCTCACCCTGCCGGCGGACTGGCTCAACCGGCGGCTGATCCAGGCCACCTGCGAAGACCTCGGGCGCCTGACCCGGCGGCCGCTGGCCGAAGCCGAGAGCTGGTTCGGCGGGCGCATGGCGGACCGCCTGATCCGCCTGGCGCGGCACTACACCCTGTTGCCGAAGGAGGAGCAGCGGCGCTGGCAGGATGGTCTGCTGGCGCTCGATCTGGGCAATGAACTGATCCACCTGCGCTCCTGCCTCAGCGGCGCCCAGGGGCAGTTGCGCAAACGCCGTGACCAGTTCCTCGGCGCGCTGGGCAGCGTACTCGAGAAAGGGCCCGGAGACGGGCGTGAGCAGCGCCTGGAGAGCCTCTGCCCGCCGCTGGAGGAAGCCCTTGCGCATGACCTGCAGGGCGACAACGAACCCAACCGCCTGGCCCGTGCCGCGCTGGCGCAATTGCGCCATACCTGGCGCCAGTGGTGCCGTCTGGAGGACGCCGATGGGACTGCATGA
- the ccoM gene encoding cytochrome c oxidase subunit CcoM, whose product MFIDEVVLAGVLTVGLMVLFFGGVGIFIWKDSHKKG is encoded by the coding sequence ATGTTCATCGACGAAGTGGTTCTCGCAGGCGTCCTTACCGTTGGCCTCATGGTTCTGTTCTTCGGTGGGGTCGGAATTTTCATCTGGAAGGACAGCCACAAGAAGGGCTGA
- a CDS encoding alpha-ketoglutarate-dependent dioxygenase AlkB family protein — protein sequence MLFDDAPILLPDAELRLVPDWCPPSRAAQWLEQLLEQTPWEQTVVHLHGRDYPVPRLVNWYGDPEAFYTYSGQTHAPLPWTPLLAEIRSAVEQAAGQRFNGVLLNYYRDGQDSMGWHSDDEPELGRNPVVASLNLGGTRRFDLRRKGRNTIEHSIELSGGSLLVMSGATQHYWQHQVAKTRRPVAPRLNLTFRLVHALP from the coding sequence ATGCTGTTCGACGACGCCCCGATCCTTCTCCCCGATGCCGAACTGCGCCTGGTCCCCGACTGGTGCCCGCCGTCGCGCGCGGCCCAGTGGCTGGAGCAATTGCTCGAACAGACGCCCTGGGAACAGACCGTCGTGCACCTGCACGGGCGCGATTACCCGGTGCCGCGCCTGGTCAACTGGTACGGCGATCCCGAGGCTTTCTATACCTATTCCGGCCAGACCCACGCGCCGCTGCCCTGGACGCCGCTGCTGGCGGAAATCCGCTCGGCGGTGGAACAGGCCGCCGGCCAGCGTTTCAACGGCGTGCTGCTCAACTACTACCGCGATGGCCAGGACTCCATGGGCTGGCACAGCGACGACGAGCCGGAACTGGGGCGCAACCCGGTGGTGGCCTCGCTGAACCTTGGCGGTACGCGGCGCTTCGATCTGCGGCGCAAGGGGCGAAACACAATCGAACACTCCATCGAGTTGTCCGGCGGATCGCTGCTGGTCATGTCCGGCGCGACACAGCATTATTGGCAACATCAGGTTGCCAAGACGCGCCGTCCGGTTGCTCCGCGCCTGAATCTGACTTTCCGCCTGGTGCATGCCCTGCCATGA